The DNA window CTATCCTGGGGCATAGTTCCTTGGCTATGACGATGGATCTGTATAGTCATGTACTGCCAGATACAAAGGCAGAGGAAATGGAGAAGATTGCAAGTGTATTTTAGGGGCCTGCTGCCCCCTTTTTTATCTCTGGACAGTACCAAAAAAGTACCAAATTAGTACCAAATTGCACACACAAGGATAAACCGCAATAAAATAAAAAGTCCCGGAAACGCCGCATTTCCGGGAGATAATGACAAAAGATAAATCTATATAAATAGGTAGGTTTAGAAGTTTTGTTTTACGAGTGGAAGGTCTCGAACACTCGATTCATTTAACGCCGGGAATCGGCGGCAAGCCCGATAGACCTTGGTTTTAGACGGGCTTTGCAACGGGAAATAGTATAGCATTATCCCCATGCTTTCGTCAAGCGTGAAGCTTGACTTTTCCCTATTTTCAACTATACTGTTACTAGAAAATAAGGAACAGAGAGGATATATAATGGTACAGGAGAAGATTATCCCTAATCATATGGACATTTACTGGCATGATTATGCTGACAAAACGGAAACTGTTCCAATCACGGAGGCAAGTATGATTGAGAAGTCCACACTGGTTGGCCGTGTGGGCCTCATGTTATTAGCCTGCGGGACAGGCGCGTGGAGGGTCAGAAGTTCCATGAATACGGTGGCGAAATGTCTTGGATTGACCTGCCACGCCAATATTGGATTGATGTCTATCGATTATAGCTGTTTTGATGGAAACCGCTCTTTTTCGCACTCTTTGAGCTTGAATAACACAGGAGTCAACACCTTAAAACTAGACCGCCTGGAACGATTTGTGAAGAAATTTCCTCAAGAGGGAATCCAGATGACGGCGGAGCAGCTGCATTCCCGTTTGGATGAGATCAATCAATCGGGGAATTTATATACGCCCGTTTTGCTGGGGCTGGCCTCGGCCTTGGCCTGCGGCGCATTTACCTTTTTGCTGGGCGGCGGGATCATCGAAATGATCTGTGCGTTTATCGGCGCCGGGATCGGGAATTACCTAAGATGCAGATTGCTGCAGCGCCACTATACATTATTCTTGTGCATTGTATCGTCTGTGGCGCTGGCATGCCTGGCTTATACGGCGGCGCTTCGGGCGGCAGAGTCTTTGTTCGCGGTACCTGTACAGCATGAGGCCGGATATATCTGCGCAATGTTGTTCATTATCCCAGGCTTTCCTTTTATTACCAGCGGAATTGACCTGGCAAAGCTGGATATGCGTTCTGGCTTGGAAAGACTTGCCTATGCGGTTATGATCATTGTGGTGGCCACTGTTACAGCGTGGATCTTGGCAGTGATCTTGAAACTGGAACCAGAAGATTTTGTGGCATTGTCTCTGGGACCAGCGCTGTTGTTTGGATTGCGGCTGATCGCAAGCTTTTGTGGGGTATTCGGATTTTCTATTATGTTTAACAGCCCGGTGCCTCTTGCGGCGACAGCGGCGCTGATCGGCGCAGTGGCGAATACATTGCGTCTGGAGCTTGCGGAGCTTGATGCGTTTCCGCCTGCCGCGGCGGCGTTTATCGGTTCTTTAACAGCAGGACTTCTGGCGTCTCTCCTGACCAAGCGGCTGGGATATCCCAGGATCGCGATCACAGTGCCATCCATTGTGATCATGGTGCCGGGGATGTACCTTTACCGGGGCGTCTATAATCTGGGGGAAATGTCCCTGACTCCATCGGCCTCCTGGCTGGCCTCTGCCCTTTTGATCATTCTTGCCCTTCCGCTGGGATTGATTTTTGCCAGGATCATTACGGACCGGTCATTCCGGCACTGTACATAAAGGGATATCAGCGGAGAGTGACCTTTAAAAATTGGAAACAATATGGTATAATGGGCGAAAAGTATGTGCCAAGAAAAGGAGCGGAAAATAAAGATGAAACTTACACAGATCAGAGATTTATATAAGAACAGAGAGAAATATCTGGACCAGAAAATAACGGTGGGCGGCTGGGTCCGGAGTATCCGGGATTCCAAGACATTTGGGTTTATTGTTGTCAACGATGGGACATTTTTTGAGCCGCTGCAGGTAGTTTACCATGATAAAATGGAGAATTTCGCGGAAATTTCTAAGCTGAATGTAGGAGCGGCGATCATCGTGACCGGAACACTGGTGGCCACGCCCCAGGCAAAACAGCCTTTTGAGATCCAGGCGGATACGGTAGAGGTAGAAGGAGCTTCCGCGCCGGAATATCCGCTTCAGAAGAAGCGGCACAGCTTTGAGTATTTGAGGACCATCGCTCATCTGCGCCCCAGGACAAACACATTTCAGGCGGTTTTCAGAATCCGCTCTCTTGCGGCTTATGCGATCCATAAGTTTTTCCAGGAGAGAGATTTTGTTTATGTGCACACTCCGATCATTACGGGAAGCGACTGTGAAGGGGCAGGTGAAATGTTCCGGGTGACGACCCTGGATATGGAGAATGTACCTAAGGACGATCAGGGAAAAGTAGATTATGCCCAGGATTTCTTTGGAAAAGAGACAAGCCTTACAGTCAGCGGCCAGCTTAATGCAGAGACCTATGCTCAGGCTTTCAGAAATGTATATACATTTGGCCCAACTTTCCGGGCTGAGAATTCCAATACGACCCGCCATGCGGCAGAATTCTGGATGATCGAGCCGGAGATCGCGTTTGCTGACCTGGAGGATGATATGGATCTGGCGGAAGCTATGTTGAAGTACGTGATCAACTATGTGCTGGAAGAGGCGCCGGAAGAGATGAACTTCTTCAACTCCTTTGTGGACAAGGGGCTTCTGGAGCGGCTCAACAACGTGGTTTCCTCTGAATTTGCCAGAATAACCTATACCGATGCCATAGAACTTTTGGAGAAGAACAATGACAACTTTGAATACAAAGTATCCTGGGGTATTGACCTGCAGACAGAGCACGAAAGGTATCTGACCGAGCAGATCTTCAAGCGGCCGGTATTTGTGACGGATTATCCAAAAGACATCAAGGCTTTCTATATGAAGCAAAACGAGGATGGGAAAACGGTGGCGGCTGTTGACTGTCTGGTTCCGGGAATCGGAGAGATCATCGGCGGAAGCCAGAGGGAAGACGATTATGGGAAATTAAAGGCAAGGATTGAAGAATTGGGAATGGCAGAGGAAGACTATCAGTTCTATATGGATCTGAGAAAATATGGGTCCACCCGCCACGCAGGATTCGGACTTGGCTTTGAGCGTTGTATCATGTATCTGACAGGAATGACAAATATTCGCGATGTGCTTCCGTTCCCAAGAACGGTAAACAACTGCGAACTGTAAAAGTGTTCAAAAAGGGACAGGGCATTTTCAATTTGGGACGGGGGATTTTTAAAAATCCCCCGTCCCCAATAGGAGGTTTCATATGAACATTTTAGTTGTAGATGATGAAAAGGAGATTGCGGACGTTATTGAATTGTATCTTCAGAATGACCAGTATAATGTATACAAGTTTTATACCGGCCAAGAGGCCTTGGATTTTCTGAAGAGTACGAAGGTGGATCTGGCAATTCTGGATATTATGCTTCCGGATGTAGACGGCTTTCAGATTCTGAAAATGATCCGGGAGAAATATACCTTCCCGGTGATCATGCTGACGGCGAAGACGGAGTATATGGATAAGATCACAGGACTTACCTTGGGGGCGGACGACTATATTCCTAAGCCCTTTAATCCCCTGGAGCTGGTTGCTCGAGTAAAAGCCCAGATCCGCAGATATACCCAGTATAATGACGGGGGTAAAGACACGGGAGACGTAATTGATTTTGGGGGCCTGCTCCTGGACCGGACCTCCCATGAATGTGTCTATAATGAGGTCCCGCTGACGCTGACCCCCATTGAATTTGACATCTTGTGGCTGTTATGCGAGAACCGGGGAAAGGTGATCAGTTCAGAAGAACTGTTCGAGAAGGTCTGGCATGAGAAATACTACAAAAACAGTAACAATACAGTAATGGTGCATATCCGGCATCTGCGGGAGAAAATGAATGCGCCTACCGGAAAATCCGACTTTATCAAAACGGTGTGGGGAGTGGGATATAAGGTTGAAGAGTAATTATCGGAAACTAAAATTCAGTATTCTTCTGCAGACGGTCCTGGTCACGGCTGTCACCGTCCTGGTGGGCGGCGTGATCCTCAACTATGTGATCGATGGAGTATATAATGAGAGCTTTGGCCGGATTTTTGTGAAAGTGCTGACATCTATGAACGTGGAGGAGCAGACCGCTATCGATTTATATTGGCGGCTGATCGGCGACAATAAAGAGTTCTTTATGATCGTTGGATTTTTGCTCTTGTTTTCGCTGTTCTTTTACGCGGCCCTCTCCAAAATGACTCGGTATCTGGATCAGGTAGGAGAAGGGATTGAAAATATCGTATCTGACTCCACAGAACCGATCCATCTGATCACGGAGTTAAAGCCCATCGAACTGCGGCTAAATGAGATCAAAGCGACTCTTAAACGGCAGGAATTGGAGTCGGAGGAAGGGGAAAAGAAGAAAAATGACCTGGTCCTGTTTCTGGCTCATGATTTGAAGACCCCTTTGACCTCTATTGTGGCCTATCTGAGCATGATCGATAACTATCCGGAAATGGATCCGGCGGAACGGGAGAAGTATGTCCATATTGCTTTGGAGAAGTCGGTCCGGTTAGGAGAACTGATCAATGAGTTCTTCGATATCACCCGTTATAATCTCCAAAATATTGAGTTGGAACCAGTGGAGATCAATCTTACTATGATGCTGGAGCAGCTTGCAGACGAGCTCTATGGCGTGCTGCAGGAAAAGCAGCTTCGCTGTGAAGTGGAAGTGGAAGAGAATCTGGAAGTATATGGAGACCCGGACAAGCTTGCGCGGGTGTTTGACAATATCCTGCGAAATGCGGTGGCCTACTGCTATGAAAATACGGTCATCCAGATCCAGGCGGTGAAAAAAGGGGACACGATCGAAATTACATTTACCAATGAAGGAGATAAGATTCCAGGGGCGATGCTCCAGACCATTTTTGAGAAGTTTTACCGGGTAGACGGCTCCAGATCCAGTGGGACCGGCGGAGCAGGGCTTGGACTCGCTATCGCCAAAGAGATCGTGGAACTCCATGGCGGAAGCGTTCAGGCCAGAAGTGATGACGTAAAGACCAGATTTATCGTTACACTGCCATCAAAAAATACACAGGAGCAGGAAGAAGGAAAAGAAGATGAAATTCATTCACATCGCAGACGTGCATTTGGGGGCAGAACCGGACGCAGGAAGCGCGTACACCCAAAGCAGGGGAAGAGAGATATGGAACAGCCTGGAGAAGATCGGGGAGCTGTGTAGAGAAGAAAAGGCGGAGCTGCTTTTGATCGCGGGAGACCTGTTTCATAGACAGCCTCTTCTGCGGGAATTAAAGGAGGTAAATTCCTGCTTGGGAAGTCTTCCCTCCACTCAGGTTGTGCTTATTATAGGAAATCATGATTATCTGAAGACGAGTTCTTACTACCGGACATTTCGCTGGGCGGAAAATATCCATCCACTTTTAAGCGAAGAAATCCAATGTATTGAATTTCCTGGATTTTCTACGGCCGTATACGGCTGCAGCTATCATTCGAGGGAGATCTCCGGCAAACCTTATGCTGGTTTTTATGCGCCAGGCCGGCAGCCTTATGAGATTTTGCTGCTCCATGGCGGAGATGAGAAGCATATGCCGATAGATCAGAAGGAACTTCTTAAACTGGGGTATACCTATACTGCGCTTGGCCATATCCATAAACCCCAGGAACTGGCCGCTGGGAAGATCGCTTACAGCGGAGCGCTGGAGCCGATAGATAAAAATGATACAGGACCTCATGGGTATATTAGAGGAGAGGTCACAGACAAAGGATGTCAGATCCAGTTTGTACCGGCGGCCGGGAGAGAATACCGGGATTTGAAAGTGGGAGTTACCCGGGATATGACAGGGCACCAGGTAAAAGAGGCGCTTCGGCGGCAGATCGAACAGCAGGGAATGCAGCATATGTATAAAGTCTGCCTGGAAGGATTCCGGGATCCGGACATCTTGTTTGATCTGGAGGCTTTTGATATCTATGGGAATGTGGTGGAATTGTCAGATGAGACCAGACCGGCCTATCATTTTGAGAAACTAAAGCTGCAGAATCAGGAAAATATCCTTGGCGCGTTTATTGGAGAATTGGAAAACGCCGGGGAAGCGACCATAGAATACAGAGCTTTGTGTGAGGGAGTACGGGCTCTGATGGAGACAAGAAGAGACGAAGTATGAAGATTTGCAGATTGAGAATAAAAAATTTTGGAAAGCTGAAAAATCGGGATTTTGACCTGTCTGAGGGAATTCAGCTTTTCTATGGGGAAAATGAATCGGGAAAATCAACGATCCACACGTTTATTAAAGGGATGCTGTTTGGGATAGAACGAGGAAGAGGAAGAGCTTCCCTCAACGATACGTTCAGTATTTATGAACCTTGGGACGACCCATCCCATTACCGCGGATCTCTGCAGTTTGAGAGTGGAGGAAAACATTTCTGGGTTCATCGGAATTTTGATAAATATTCTAAGAAAGCGGAGCTGATCTGTGAAGAGGACGGGGAAGAGTTTTCCATCGAAAAAGGAGATCTGGATATGCTGCTTTCCGGAATGGACAGAGCTGGTTATGAGAATACCATATCGATCGGCCAGTTAAAGGCAGAACCGTCTCAGCCACTGGCAGTAAGGCTTAAAAATTTCGCAACAAATTATTATGCTGCCGGAGCCAGCGATCTGGACCTTCCGGCCGCGCTTGAACGGCTGGAGGAACGCCGCCGCCAGATTGACCGGGCAAAAAAAGAATTTGTCCAGAAACGGCAGAAAAAGAGGGAGCAGATTGAGCAGGAGGCATCCTATATATGGAGGGAGATCCATAAGCTTCAGGAGGAAGAGGACGTGCTGGAAGCAGAGATCGTGTCCCGCCGGGAGCATTCTGCCAGAGAAGAGCAGGAGAAAAAAGGGGTCATGGATGAGATCCGCCCGTCTAAGTGGAGGATTCATCCGGTAGAAATCCTGTTATTTATTTTGATCGTCGTTTTTTCTTTCATCCTGATTCAGCGCCCCTGGAATTATCTGGTAGCAATTGTGCTGTTTCTGTGCTGCGGCATTTATGTGTGGAACCGTCTGAAGGTAGGAAAAGGACAAGAGAAAACGGAACCGGAGAAACTTCTGGAAGAGATTACGCCGAAAGAGGAGAAGGAACCGCTGGAACGGCTGGTATGGGAAAGAGATCATCTGAGGGCGGAGCGGAAAGAAAAGCAGATCCAGTATGATAATCTCCAGGAACAGCTGGAAGAACTGGAAGAAGTAGGAAGAGAAGCGAAAGAGCTGGACCAGCAGAGAGAGGGGGTTCTTCTGGCAGTAGAGAAACTGGATGAAGTATCTCAGAAACAGCAAGGGAAGCTGGAAGGAGCGTTAAACGCAAAGGTTTCCGAGATCATGAAAGAGATTACCGGAGGAAAATATACCCGCTTTTTGGTGGAGGAACCTCTGAAATTAAGTCTGATCTTAGAGGACGGCAGGAAAGTCGGAATCGAGAAACTAAGCCGGGGGACCATAGAACAGATTTATTTTGCTCTGCGGATGGCCGCGGGAGAGCTGCTGTATGAAGAAGAGTATCCGGTGCTCTTAGACGATACTTTTGCGTACTATGATGACGAACGGCTTAAGAATACGCTTGCCTGGCTGGAGAAAAATAGAAAACAGGTAATCATTTTCACCTGCCAAAACCGAGAGGAGGAAGCGCTTCTGGCGTTGGACATCTCATATAAAAAGGAGGTCGTTTAGACCTCCTTTTTGTTTGCGCTTTTTCTAAGCATCTTCATCCATAATGCCCTTTTTGTAATTATCTACAGCGGTCAGGATCCGTTCGTTGGGATCCAGGATACTGCTGATTGATCCATCGTGATTAAGGGTATCGATCAGCAGAGCCATATATTTACTCATATCGCAATTTACATAGTATGGCCGGGCCAGAAGCTCCGGTGTCTGATAAATGAGATTAGTAGTAAGGATCGCATCGATGATTCCGTCTTCATAAGCTTTGTCGAATTTTTCCAGTCCGTTCGTAAAAAGACCAAAAGTGGCCGCAGCGAAGATCCGCCGCGCTTTCCGCTGTTTCAGCTGTCTGGCGACGTCCAGGATGCTGTCCCCGGAGGAGATCATGTCGTCCAGGATGATCACGTCTTTGCCTTCCACAGAAGAACCCAGGAATTCGTGGGCGACAATAGGGTTCCGGCCGTTTACCATCCGAGTGTAGTCCCGGCGTTTGTAGAACATACCCATATCCAGATTTAATACGTTGGCCAGATAGACAGCACGTTCAGTGGCGCCTTCATCCGGACTTATAGCCATCATGTGTCTGCTGTCGATCTGAAGGTCGTCAAAGGTGCGGAGAAGTCCTTTTACAAATTGATAAGTCGGACGGATCGTCTCAAATCCGCTTAGCGGGATGGCATTTTGGACCCGTGGATCGTGGGCATCGAAAGTGATGATATTATCGGCTCCCATTCTTACCAGCTCCTGCAGAGCGATAGCGCAGTCCAAAGACTCCCGCCGGCTCCTTTTGTGCTGGCGGCTTTCGTATAGGAACGGCATGATCACGTTAAGCCTGCGGGCTTTTCCGCCCACAGCCGCGATCACTCTCTTTAAGTTCTGAAAATGATCGTCAGGCGACATGTGATTGGTGTTTCCGGTAAGAGAATAGGTCAGGCTGTAATTGCACACGTCCACCATAACATAGATATCT is part of the Lachnospiraceae bacterium KGMB03038 genome and encodes:
- a CDS encoding threonine/serine exporter family protein, yielding MVQEKIIPNHMDIYWHDYADKTETVPITEASMIEKSTLVGRVGLMLLACGTGAWRVRSSMNTVAKCLGLTCHANIGLMSIDYSCFDGNRSFSHSLSLNNTGVNTLKLDRLERFVKKFPQEGIQMTAEQLHSRLDEINQSGNLYTPVLLGLASALACGAFTFLLGGGIIEMICAFIGAGIGNYLRCRLLQRHYTLFLCIVSSVALACLAYTAALRAAESLFAVPVQHEAGYICAMLFIIPGFPFITSGIDLAKLDMRSGLERLAYAVMIIVVATVTAWILAVILKLEPEDFVALSLGPALLFGLRLIASFCGVFGFSIMFNSPVPLAATAALIGAVANTLRLELAELDAFPPAAAAFIGSLTAGLLASLLTKRLGYPRIAITVPSIVIMVPGMYLYRGVYNLGEMSLTPSASWLASALLIILALPLGLIFARIITDRSFRHCT
- the asnS gene encoding asparagine--tRNA ligase, with amino-acid sequence MKLTQIRDLYKNREKYLDQKITVGGWVRSIRDSKTFGFIVVNDGTFFEPLQVVYHDKMENFAEISKLNVGAAIIVTGTLVATPQAKQPFEIQADTVEVEGASAPEYPLQKKRHSFEYLRTIAHLRPRTNTFQAVFRIRSLAAYAIHKFFQERDFVYVHTPIITGSDCEGAGEMFRVTTLDMENVPKDDQGKVDYAQDFFGKETSLTVSGQLNAETYAQAFRNVYTFGPTFRAENSNTTRHAAEFWMIEPEIAFADLEDDMDLAEAMLKYVINYVLEEAPEEMNFFNSFVDKGLLERLNNVVSSEFARITYTDAIELLEKNNDNFEYKVSWGIDLQTEHERYLTEQIFKRPVFVTDYPKDIKAFYMKQNEDGKTVAAVDCLVPGIGEIIGGSQREDDYGKLKARIEELGMAEEDYQFYMDLRKYGSTRHAGFGLGFERCIMYLTGMTNIRDVLPFPRTVNNCEL
- the vanR gene encoding VanR-ABDEGLN family DNA-binding response regulator, with amino-acid sequence MNILVVDDEKEIADVIELYLQNDQYNVYKFYTGQEALDFLKSTKVDLAILDIMLPDVDGFQILKMIREKYTFPVIMLTAKTEYMDKITGLTLGADDYIPKPFNPLELVARVKAQIRRYTQYNDGGKDTGDVIDFGGLLLDRTSHECVYNEVPLTLTPIEFDILWLLCENRGKVISSEELFEKVWHEKYYKNSNNTVMVHIRHLREKMNAPTGKSDFIKTVWGVGYKVEE
- a CDS encoding HAMP domain-containing histidine kinase yields the protein MKSNYRKLKFSILLQTVLVTAVTVLVGGVILNYVIDGVYNESFGRIFVKVLTSMNVEEQTAIDLYWRLIGDNKEFFMIVGFLLLFSLFFYAALSKMTRYLDQVGEGIENIVSDSTEPIHLITELKPIELRLNEIKATLKRQELESEEGEKKKNDLVLFLAHDLKTPLTSIVAYLSMIDNYPEMDPAEREKYVHIALEKSVRLGELINEFFDITRYNLQNIELEPVEINLTMMLEQLADELYGVLQEKQLRCEVEVEENLEVYGDPDKLARVFDNILRNAVAYCYENTVIQIQAVKKGDTIEITFTNEGDKIPGAMLQTIFEKFYRVDGSRSSGTGGAGLGLAIAKEIVELHGGSVQARSDDVKTRFIVTLPSKNTQEQEEGKEDEIHSHRRRAFGGRTGRRKRVHPKQGKRDMEQPGEDRGAV
- a CDS encoding DNA repair exonuclease — its product is MGAEPDAGSAYTQSRGREIWNSLEKIGELCREEKAELLLIAGDLFHRQPLLRELKEVNSCLGSLPSTQVVLIIGNHDYLKTSSYYRTFRWAENIHPLLSEEIQCIEFPGFSTAVYGCSYHSREISGKPYAGFYAPGRQPYEILLLHGGDEKHMPIDQKELLKLGYTYTALGHIHKPQELAAGKIAYSGALEPIDKNDTGPHGYIRGEVTDKGCQIQFVPAAGREYRDLKVGVTRDMTGHQVKEALRRQIEQQGMQHMYKVCLEGFRDPDILFDLEAFDIYGNVVELSDETRPAYHFEKLKLQNQENILGAFIGELENAGEATIEYRALCEGVRALMETRRDEV
- a CDS encoding AAA family ATPase, with the translated sequence MKICRLRIKNFGKLKNRDFDLSEGIQLFYGENESGKSTIHTFIKGMLFGIERGRGRASLNDTFSIYEPWDDPSHYRGSLQFESGGKHFWVHRNFDKYSKKAELICEEDGEEFSIEKGDLDMLLSGMDRAGYENTISIGQLKAEPSQPLAVRLKNFATNYYAAGASDLDLPAALERLEERRRQIDRAKKEFVQKRQKKREQIEQEASYIWREIHKLQEEEDVLEAEIVSRREHSAREEQEKKGVMDEIRPSKWRIHPVEILLFILIVVFSFILIQRPWNYLVAIVLFLCCGIYVWNRLKVGKGQEKTEPEKLLEEITPKEEKEPLERLVWERDHLRAERKEKQIQYDNLQEQLEELEEVGREAKELDQQREGVLLAVEKLDEVSQKQQGKLEGALNAKVSEIMKEITGGKYTRFLVEEPLKLSLILEDGRKVGIEKLSRGTIEQIYFALRMAAGELLYEEEYPVLLDDTFAYYDDERLKNTLAWLEKNRKQVIIFTCQNREEEALLALDISYKKEVV
- a CDS encoding ribose-phosphate pyrophosphokinase, whose product is MLRRNERNLENIPVGALGIVALDGCRQMGERVDDYIVKWRREDGHAHKNDVAFSGYERDTYLINAKVPRFGSGEAKGILGESVRGKDIYVMVDVCNYSLTYSLTGNTNHMSPDDHFQNLKRVIAAVGGKARRLNVIMPFLYESRQHKRSRRESLDCAIALQELVRMGADNIITFDAHDPRVQNAIPLSGFETIRPTYQFVKGLLRTFDDLQIDSRHMMAISPDEGATERAVYLANVLNLDMGMFYKRRDYTRMVNGRNPIVAHEFLGSSVEGKDVIILDDMISSGDSILDVARQLKQRKARRIFAAATFGLFTNGLEKFDKAYEDGIIDAILTTNLIYQTPELLARPYYVNCDMSKYMALLIDTLNHDGSISSILDPNERILTAVDNYKKGIMDEDA